Proteins found in one Luteimonas chenhongjianii genomic segment:
- a CDS encoding PadR family transcriptional regulator translates to MAEAPDDSDLQLRKFQKELSAGTVSLALLAVLGSTDEPMYGYQIAKRLELLDGVLSGKQSALYPVLRNLSAAGLLDSHVEPSVAGPPRRYYRITEAGRTTLQQWTAAWRATRDSVDAVLEGLCQ, encoded by the coding sequence ATGGCCGAGGCCCCGGATGACAGTGATCTGCAGCTGCGCAAGTTCCAGAAGGAACTGAGTGCGGGCACGGTGTCGCTGGCGTTGCTGGCGGTGCTGGGCAGCACGGACGAGCCGATGTACGGCTACCAGATCGCCAAGCGCCTCGAATTGCTCGACGGGGTGCTCAGTGGCAAGCAGAGCGCGCTGTATCCGGTGCTGCGCAACCTCAGTGCCGCCGGCCTGCTCGACAGTCATGTCGAGCCGTCGGTCGCAGGGCCGCCGCGCCGTTACTACCGCATCACCGAGGCAGGGCGGACCACCCTGCAGCAGTGGACCGCCGCCTGGCGGGCCACACGGGATTCCGTCGACGCCGTCCTGGAGGGGCTGTGCCAATGA
- a CDS encoding GNAT family N-acetyltransferase: MRIETDRLLLRPHAIEDFDALRALMRDPEVMWHITRVVPSDEDIWNRLLRYIGHWTALGFGIFAVIERKTGRNIGGVGFADFRRGLGAAFSASPEAAWVFAKEAQGRGIALEATQAMHAWFDAQPFGGRSVCIINPDNAPSRKLAGKLGYVETGPTQYHGETTLTFERLRPV; the protein is encoded by the coding sequence ATGCGGATCGAAACCGACCGCCTGTTGCTGCGTCCGCATGCGATCGAGGATTTCGACGCGCTGCGTGCGCTGATGCGCGACCCCGAGGTGATGTGGCACATCACCCGGGTCGTGCCGAGCGACGAGGACATCTGGAACCGGCTGCTGCGCTACATCGGCCACTGGACCGCGCTGGGCTTCGGCATCTTCGCGGTGATCGAGCGCAAGACCGGCCGCAACATCGGCGGCGTCGGCTTCGCGGACTTCCGTCGCGGCCTCGGCGCTGCGTTCTCCGCCTCGCCGGAAGCCGCGTGGGTGTTCGCAAAAGAGGCGCAGGGCCGCGGTATCGCGTTGGAGGCCACGCAGGCGATGCATGCCTGGTTCGACGCGCAGCCTTTCGGCGGGCGCAGCGTCTGCATCATCAATCCGGACAACGCGCCGTCGCGCAAGTTGGCCGGCAAGCTCGGCTACGTCGAAACCGGTCCGACGCAGTACCACGGCGAGACCACGCTGACCTTCGAGCGCCTGCGTCCGGTCTGA
- a CDS encoding peptidylprolyl isomerase: protein MRQPSRHILSATLAACMLALAGCATPGAPVALETRSTQQLLEASTDADWRTPDPANLLYMDLDGGRVVIELAPAFAPEHVANIRTLARGGFWDGLSLYRSQDNFVVQFGDITEEGVPGRPIGSARASLPAEFDRAAADLAFHALPDADGWAARVGFVDGFPAARDDRRGNGRAWLAHCYGTLGAGRDMAPDSSNGTELYVVTGQSPRQLDRNITTVGRVLQGMELLSVLPRGTGPLGFYEDPSLRTPIRRIRLASDVPVGERTPLQVLRTDTPLFDAVVESRRNRRDDWYVQPAGHIDLCNISVPVRTPPSS from the coding sequence ATGCGCCAGCCGTCGCGCCATATCCTGTCCGCCACCCTCGCCGCCTGCATGCTCGCGCTGGCCGGCTGCGCCACGCCGGGCGCGCCCGTTGCGCTCGAAACCCGGTCCACGCAGCAACTGCTCGAGGCATCGACCGACGCCGACTGGCGCACGCCCGATCCGGCCAACCTGCTGTACATGGACCTCGACGGCGGCCGCGTGGTGATCGAGCTGGCCCCGGCCTTCGCGCCCGAGCATGTCGCCAACATCCGCACCCTCGCCCGCGGCGGTTTCTGGGACGGGCTCAGCCTGTACCGCTCGCAGGACAACTTCGTCGTGCAGTTCGGCGACATCACCGAAGAAGGCGTCCCCGGCCGGCCGATCGGCAGCGCGCGGGCCAGCCTGCCGGCGGAATTCGACCGCGCCGCTGCCGACCTCGCGTTTCACGCATTGCCCGATGCCGATGGCTGGGCGGCGCGGGTCGGTTTCGTCGACGGCTTCCCGGCCGCGCGCGACGACCGCCGCGGCAATGGACGCGCGTGGCTTGCGCACTGCTACGGCACGCTTGGGGCGGGCCGCGACATGGCGCCCGACTCGAGCAACGGCACCGAACTCTATGTGGTCACCGGCCAGTCGCCACGCCAGCTCGACCGCAACATCACCACGGTCGGTCGCGTACTGCAGGGCATGGAACTGTTGAGCGTGCTGCCGCGCGGCACCGGTCCGCTTGGCTTCTACGAGGATCCATCGCTGCGCACACCGATCCGCCGGATCCGTCTCGCATCCGACGTGCCCGTGGGCGAGCGCACGCCGCTGCAGGTGCTGCGCACCGACACGCCGCTGTTCGACGCGGTCGTGGAGTCGCGCCGCAACCGCCGCGACGACTGGTACGTGCAGCCGGCCGGACACATCGACCTGTGCAACATCAGCGTGCCGGTACGCACGCCGCCCTCGTCCTGA
- a CDS encoding sensor domain-containing protein — translation MRMNDNRPPQSIPEYLEQLSQSLAGADPALVQDALYDAEEYLRSELAEQPGRSEAEVIASVASSYGAPEEVADIYRDTEVKVQTALRPPAPKPRTSLLGRFFGVAADPRTYASMFYMVLSLATGIFYFTWVVTGLSVSLSLVVVLIGIPLLILFFGSIRLLSLVEGRLVEVMLGERMPRRPLYSARGRNWLQRIGDMFTDVRTWSTLLYMLVMLPLGVVYFTVTVTLLSLSLSMVAAPLALLPGLHLNVWEFGIDIPQQAPYLLPLVSVAGVVLLFASLHLFRGIGRMHGNIAKHLLVKTAQYS, via the coding sequence ATGCGAATGAACGACAACCGCCCGCCGCAGAGCATTCCCGAATACCTCGAACAGCTGAGCCAGTCGCTCGCCGGCGCGGATCCCGCACTGGTGCAGGACGCGCTCTACGACGCCGAGGAATATCTGCGCTCGGAGCTGGCCGAACAGCCGGGCCGTTCGGAAGCCGAGGTCATCGCCTCGGTCGCATCGAGCTACGGTGCCCCGGAGGAAGTGGCCGACATCTACCGCGACACGGAGGTCAAGGTCCAGACCGCGCTGCGGCCACCGGCGCCGAAGCCGCGCACGTCGCTGCTCGGGCGCTTCTTCGGTGTCGCCGCCGATCCGCGCACCTACGCGTCGATGTTCTACATGGTGCTGTCGCTGGCGACGGGCATCTTCTACTTCACCTGGGTGGTGACCGGCCTGTCGGTGTCGCTGAGCCTGGTGGTCGTGCTGATCGGCATTCCGCTGCTGATCCTGTTCTTCGGATCGATACGGCTGCTGTCGCTGGTCGAGGGCCGGCTGGTCGAAGTGATGCTCGGCGAGCGCATGCCGCGCCGGCCGCTGTACTCGGCGCGCGGACGCAACTGGCTGCAGCGCATCGGCGACATGTTCACCGACGTGCGTACCTGGAGCACGCTGTTGTACATGCTGGTGATGCTGCCGCTGGGCGTCGTCTACTTCACGGTCACCGTGACCCTGCTGTCGCTGTCGCTGAGTATGGTCGCAGCGCCGCTGGCATTGCTTCCGGGGTTGCATCTCAACGTCTGGGAATTCGGTATCGATATCCCGCAACAGGCCCCATATCTGCTGCCTCTGGTCTCGGTGGCCGGCGTAGTGCTGCTCTTCGCCAGCCTGCATCTGTTCCGCG